The Streptomyces durmitorensis genome contains the following window.
CGCCCACGCGCCCGAGGAGGACCGGCCCGTCCACCTTCTCCTGCGGCACGGACAGGAGCGCCCCGTCGACCTCCGCGTGCGACCAGACGACGTCTGCCCGGTGGGTCCGCTCGCCGGGACGGTCGGCGTCGAAGCGCACCTCCACGCGCGCGGCGTCGTGCACGACGTGCTCGGCCGTGAGCACGAGGCCGTCGCGTACGAGGTAGCCGGAGCCGCGGCGCTTCTCGCCGCGGCCCGGCGTCACGATGATCTCGGCGGCCCGCCCGATGTCCAGGCCCCGCGTGCGCACGGCTCCCCCGCCCCGGTCAGCGCTCGCCGTCCGCTTCCCGGCCCGATATCTCGGGCCGCCCGGGCTGTCCGTCGATCTTCGGGTGCAGGGTCAGAGTGATGCGGTGCGTGTCGCTCCGGGCCACTTTCCCCTCGGCGTTCGCGTCGACCACCCAGAAGCGGACCTTGGCGCCCGCGCCGCCCGACCGCTCCACGGTGAAGGA
Protein-coding sequences here:
- a CDS encoding trypco2 family protein: MIELSEVVGELRRELDEAMRAGAGERLRFELGPVEVEASFTVERSGGAGAKVRFWVVDANAEGKVARSDTHRITLTLHPKIDGQPGRPEISGREADGER